A genomic window from Shewanella vesiculosa includes:
- a CDS encoding OprD family outer membrane porin, which produces MMMKTKLLPLVVACLAASPAFAAEPMANLFNDGSVNGQFQLFDFQRNFDGDSTDRRDTSFGGLFYLRSGEANGISFGSSFASANPIWDANDDGLYGLVGGGAPGSKVERTSVNRLQEYFVSGNWYDTKIVVGAQELRTPMMNPFPLRAIPFTYRGASIKNTSIENLGVSALYITDYMGWTNEEFASVADGIRGEFARKGVFIDVEDNPIYALGLDYNLPLNAVKAKTSLWYYSMEDVYNQYHVKLDMSGKMGAANWYFIPSYLKQDSTGKLDQSAAQFDTYQAGFHLGMKWSGFDATIKYAKTGDGDVVAPFGDEKVIIQQVVQSSRANEEGYGAQLAYNFAPDSALSGVSTYLNWASYQIDGDSSKDIDETDLSVTYDLSQFVNGLSVRARHAIVNYSTGDDLTDTRFYVYYKFAL; this is translated from the coding sequence ATGATGATGAAAACAAAACTACTACCTTTGGTTGTGGCATGCCTAGCAGCAAGCCCAGCCTTTGCGGCCGAGCCAATGGCCAATTTATTTAATGACGGCAGTGTAAATGGTCAATTTCAATTATTTGACTTCCAACGTAACTTTGATGGCGATAGTACTGATCGACGTGATACATCATTCGGTGGTCTTTTCTACCTGCGATCCGGAGAAGCTAACGGTATAAGCTTTGGCAGTTCATTTGCTTCAGCTAACCCAATTTGGGATGCAAACGATGATGGTCTGTATGGCCTTGTTGGTGGTGGAGCGCCGGGCTCTAAGGTTGAACGTACATCTGTTAACCGTTTGCAAGAATACTTTGTTAGCGGCAACTGGTACGACACTAAAATAGTGGTTGGTGCGCAAGAGTTACGAACTCCCATGATGAACCCGTTCCCATTAAGAGCAATCCCGTTCACCTATCGCGGTGCCAGTATTAAGAATACCTCAATTGAGAACTTGGGCGTGTCAGCGCTGTATATCACTGATTACATGGGCTGGACCAACGAAGAGTTTGCCAGTGTGGCTGATGGTATCCGGGGGGAATTTGCACGTAAGGGCGTTTTCATCGATGTTGAAGACAACCCTATTTACGCCTTAGGTTTAGATTACAATCTGCCGTTAAATGCGGTCAAAGCCAAAACCAGTCTGTGGTACTACTCCATGGAAGACGTTTACAATCAGTATCATGTGAAATTGGACATGAGCGGTAAAATGGGCGCTGCCAACTGGTACTTCATTCCGTCTTATTTAAAACAAGACTCTACAGGTAAGCTAGATCAGAGCGCTGCACAGTTTGACACTTACCAGGCTGGGTTCCATTTAGGGATGAAATGGAGTGGGTTTGATGCCACGATTAAGTACGCAAAAACCGGTGATGGCGATGTTGTTGCCCCATTTGGTGATGAAAAAGTGATCATTCAGCAGGTGGTTCAGTCTTCACGTGCTAATGAAGAAGGTTACGGTGCTCAGCTAGCATACAACTTTGCACCTGACTCAGCTCTCAGTGGTGTGAGCACATATCTTAACTGGGCTAGTTATCAAATAGATGGTGATTCAAGCAAAGACATTGATGAAACCGACTTGTCTGTTACTTATGATCTTTCACAGTTTGTAAATGGTCTAAGTGTGCGAGCCAGACATGCCATTGTTAATTACTCTACAGGCGATGACCTAACTGACACTCGTTTTTACGTCTACTATAAATTTGCTTTGTAA
- a CDS encoding cytochrome c3 family protein, with protein MKKLTLRNIMLCLALSFFASGAMANNNTLLDQTHAAKGLKCASCHGKAEIREPVTMSKCVTCHNTQKLAAKTKNVKPTNPHENRHFGTETDCLKCHSVHQKSENYCGSCHLRFDFVVP; from the coding sequence ATGAAGAAATTAACACTGCGCAACATCATGCTTTGTCTTGCATTGAGCTTTTTCGCAAGCGGTGCAATGGCAAACAATAACACCTTATTGGATCAAACTCATGCGGCTAAAGGACTCAAATGTGCTAGCTGCCACGGTAAAGCTGAAATTCGTGAACCTGTGACTATGTCTAAATGCGTGACATGTCATAACACCCAAAAGCTAGCAGCCAAAACCAAGAATGTGAAACCAACAAATCCACATGAAAATCGTCATTTTGGCACTGAAACTGACTGCCTTAAATGTCACAGCGTACACCAAAAGTCAGAGAACTACTGTGGCAGTTGCCACCTTCGTTTTGACTTTGTTGTGCCATAA